In Thermodesulfobacteriota bacterium, a single genomic region encodes these proteins:
- the mqnB gene encoding futalosine hydrolase, protein MIPLDVLCAAATPGELQLLDASLGKARAGRGGVRSWRWGRVGELRVGVLACGAGKANATLALGPVLESTRPRLVLAVGVAGAYPGSGLAVGEAAVATEEIYGDEGVETPHGFRGMEETSLSLWEDGRARYFNRFPADPGVSAVLAGCGVGAARLGTGPFVTLSTVTGTRERAVELGRRYAALCETMEGAAFAHAAAAYGAAFGEVRGVSNPVGPRDRASWKIQEAAAAAQEVALRFLHSWPARRT, encoded by the coding sequence GTGATACCCCTCGACGTGCTCTGCGCGGCCGCCACCCCTGGGGAGCTCCAGCTTCTGGACGCGAGCCTGGGGAAGGCCCGGGCGGGGCGGGGCGGGGTGCGCTCCTGGCGGTGGGGCCGGGTCGGGGAGCTGCGGGTCGGCGTGCTCGCGTGCGGGGCGGGCAAGGCCAACGCCACCCTGGCACTGGGCCCGGTGTTGGAGTCGACGCGCCCGCGCCTCGTGCTCGCCGTGGGCGTGGCCGGCGCCTACCCGGGGTCGGGCCTCGCCGTGGGCGAGGCGGCGGTGGCGACCGAGGAGATCTACGGGGACGAGGGTGTGGAAACCCCCCATGGGTTCCGGGGGATGGAGGAGACGTCCCTTTCCCTTTGGGAAGACGGCCGGGCGCGGTATTTCAACCGCTTCCCGGCCGACCCCGGCGTGAGCGCCGTCCTCGCCGGCTGCGGCGTCGGAGCAGCCCGGCTCGGGACCGGGCCCTTCGTCACTCTCTCCACGGTTACCGGCACCCGGGAGCGGGCTGTGGAGCTCGGGCGCCGGTACGCAGCGCTGTGCGAGACCATGGAGGGCGCTGCCTTCGCCCACGCGGCGGCCGCCTACGGGGCCGCCTTCGGAGAGGTCCGCGGGGTGTCCAACCCCGTCGGCCCCCGGGACCGCGCCTCCTGGAAGATCCAGGAGGCCGCCGCCGCCGCGCAGGAAGTGGCCCTGCGCTTCCTGCATTCCTGGCCGGCACGGAGAACGTGA
- a CDS encoding 1,4-dihydroxy-6-naphthoate synthase → MPTLQVGYSPCPNDTFLFYALIHGLVDTEGYRFEPVLEDVETLNRWALEGRLPMTKASYGVVGRVRRRYWCLRSGGALGWGCGPLVVARDARPLEELVGTPVLVPGLHTTASLLLSLRAGPGVERVPRVFHEILPAVARGEAQAGVIIHEGRFTYASHGLTAVEDLGAWWEGETGLPIPLGGILLRRGEAGVDPEAVQRALRRSVAYALAHPEEPMETVRRHAQELEETVMREHIRLYVNGFSEDLGPRGERAVETLLAKAAELGEAQPVGEPLFPGGGGRREG, encoded by the coding sequence ATGCCAACCCTACAGGTGGGCTACTCCCCCTGCCCCAACGACACCTTTCTCTTCTACGCGCTGATTCACGGGCTCGTGGACACGGAGGGGTACCGCTTCGAGCCGGTGCTCGAGGACGTGGAGACCTTGAACCGCTGGGCGCTGGAAGGGCGGCTCCCCATGACCAAGGCGAGCTACGGGGTCGTGGGCAGGGTTCGTCGGCGCTACTGGTGCCTGCGCTCCGGCGGCGCCCTGGGGTGGGGCTGCGGCCCCCTGGTGGTGGCTCGCGACGCCCGGCCGCTGGAAGAGCTCGTGGGCACGCCGGTCCTGGTGCCGGGCCTCCACACGACGGCGAGCCTGCTCCTGAGCCTTCGGGCCGGCCCCGGGGTGGAGCGGGTGCCCCGGGTCTTCCACGAGATCCTGCCCGCGGTCGCCCGGGGCGAGGCGCAGGCGGGTGTCATCATCCACGAGGGGCGCTTCACCTACGCGAGCCACGGGCTTACCGCGGTGGAGGACCTGGGGGCGTGGTGGGAGGGGGAAACGGGGCTCCCGATTCCCCTGGGGGGAATCCTGCTCCGGCGCGGCGAGGCGGGCGTGGACCCGGAAGCCGTGCAGCGGGCCCTGCGGCGCAGCGTCGCCTATGCCCTGGCCCACCCCGAGGAGCCCATGGAGACCGTGCGGCGGCATGCCCAGGAGCTCGAAGAAACGGTGATGCGAGAGCACATCCGCCTGTACGTGAACGGGTTCTCGGAAGACCTGGGGCCGCGCGGCGAGCGCGCGGTAGAGACCCTGCTGGCGAAGGCCGCCGAGCTGGGGGAGGCGCAACCGGTCGGGGAGCCGCTGTTTCCGGGTGGCGGGGGGAGACGTGAAGGGTGA
- a CDS encoding response regulator: MQPASRPTVLLIDEDPDILKLLEYAFADEDLDLICCRTPEAGLGHLAGREVRCILLDMHFARTPECLGFLGALRRLYGQAAPPTLVTSATTGHEIVRQVLDLGARKFIPKPFYPREILEEIRTLVA, from the coding sequence ATGCAACCGGCCTCCCGCCCCACCGTGCTCCTGATCGACGAGGACCCCGACATCCTCAAGCTCCTGGAATACGCCTTCGCCGACGAGGATCTGGACCTGATCTGCTGCCGAACCCCCGAGGCCGGGCTGGGCCATCTGGCCGGCCGGGAAGTGCGGTGCATCCTTCTCGACATGCACTTCGCCCGCACCCCCGAGTGTCTGGGTTTTCTCGGCGCCCTGCGCCGCCTATACGGCCAGGCAGCCCCGCCCACCCTCGTCACCTCTGCGACCACCGGCCACGAGATCGTGCGCCAGGTGCTCGACCTGGGCGCCCGGAAGTTCATCCCCAAACCCTTCTACCCCAGGGAAATCCTCGAAGAAATCCGAACCCTGGTGGCGTAG
- a CDS encoding DUF4388 domain-containing protein, whose product MKPLRRPRERLSEILLRSGAVDATALDRALDRQRVQPGRLGTQLLSLGLVTEDTLAQALGLLHRVPPFLPSRMPVEPRALARVPLELARRLRVLPIGWDPERGVLDLAAADPDNVSAVDEARFASGARKVNVLAAPEAAIARLIARHYEGVLEEPAFAPEIAALSSKDEQGPPGPPRERGSDPGRHGGKARVLVADPEPRRRRAMAALFEAAGYDVRRAGSAAEARDLLRSGEWAAAWVQEEWAPHVTHPRVRSFDDPAAALEEHAAAAGLAAEAQALAEEASRLALGDGFPRARQAAALVRFLAGRRGLGAGALDRLELAAWRAALAGWSLPSRSRPLSGEEVLRAVACYEGALGTGATPAGAADAVRADPCLDPDAVTGLLRWADGAHLLEQAGSFSVLALFPEAAFPEALLSRLGQGGWKVERAEAPPPEGRWDAVLAAVGPGLSLLEALGRASPEGRPPVFLLSPTDSGPDTMYALRLGAEDVFTADTHPEVVAAKLERAAGRGRPDRGVVSGNLRDMGFADIVQILANGLKTAVLRLEGPEGAAEVALRDGAIVDARTGPLEGEDALYAIMGWADGAFRIEPDARARAQTIQGNTEGLLMEGFRRLDERHRRGSGTVPEL is encoded by the coding sequence GTGAAACCCTTGCGCAGACCCCGGGAGCGCCTGAGCGAGATCCTGCTGCGCTCGGGGGCGGTGGACGCGACGGCCCTGGACCGGGCACTGGACCGGCAGAGGGTCCAGCCGGGCCGCCTGGGCACCCAGCTCCTGAGCCTCGGGCTCGTCACGGAAGACACTCTGGCCCAGGCCCTGGGGCTCCTGCACCGGGTACCCCCTTTTCTGCCGTCCCGCATGCCGGTGGAGCCCCGGGCACTGGCCCGTGTCCCCCTGGAGCTCGCCCGCCGCCTGCGCGTGCTCCCGATCGGCTGGGACCCGGAGCGAGGCGTTCTGGATCTCGCCGCCGCCGACCCCGACAACGTGTCGGCCGTGGACGAGGCGCGGTTTGCCTCGGGGGCCCGCAAGGTCAACGTGCTGGCTGCTCCGGAGGCGGCCATCGCCCGCCTCATCGCCCGCCACTACGAAGGGGTCTTGGAGGAGCCTGCCTTTGCTCCGGAGATCGCCGCCCTCTCTTCCAAGGACGAGCAGGGGCCGCCCGGCCCACCCCGGGAGCGCGGGAGCGACCCGGGCCGGCACGGCGGCAAGGCAAGGGTGCTGGTGGCCGACCCGGAGCCCCGCCGGCGGCGCGCCATGGCGGCGCTCTTCGAGGCGGCGGGGTACGACGTGCGCAGGGCCGGCTCCGCCGCGGAGGCCCGGGATCTGCTCCGGTCCGGCGAGTGGGCGGCGGCCTGGGTGCAGGAGGAGTGGGCCCCCCACGTAACCCACCCCCGCGTGCGCAGCTTCGACGATCCTGCGGCGGCCCTGGAGGAGCACGCAGCCGCTGCGGGGCTCGCGGCCGAGGCCCAGGCCCTGGCCGAGGAGGCCTCTCGATTGGCGCTCGGGGACGGATTCCCCCGGGCCCGCCAGGCGGCGGCCCTGGTGCGGTTCCTGGCCGGCCGCCGGGGACTGGGGGCGGGGGCCCTGGACCGCCTGGAGCTCGCCGCCTGGCGCGCGGCGCTCGCCGGCTGGTCGCTCCCCTCCCGAAGCCGCCCCCTTTCGGGGGAAGAGGTGCTCCGGGCGGTGGCGTGTTACGAAGGGGCGCTCGGCACCGGTGCCACGCCCGCCGGGGCGGCCGACGCGGTGCGGGCCGACCCATGCCTGGACCCCGACGCCGTGACCGGACTTCTGCGGTGGGCCGACGGCGCCCACCTGCTGGAACAGGCGGGATCGTTCTCGGTGCTCGCCCTGTTTCCCGAGGCGGCCTTCCCCGAGGCCCTGCTCAGCCGCCTCGGCCAGGGGGGTTGGAAGGTGGAGCGCGCCGAGGCACCCCCCCCAGAGGGGCGATGGGATGCGGTGCTGGCGGCGGTGGGTCCGGGACTCTCCCTCCTGGAGGCCCTGGGAAGAGCGTCGCCCGAGGGGCGGCCCCCCGTGTTCCTCCTCTCTCCCACCGACTCGGGACCCGACACCATGTACGCCCTGCGCCTGGGCGCGGAAGACGTGTTCACCGCCGACACCCACCCCGAGGTGGTGGCGGCCAAGCTGGAGCGGGCTGCGGGTCGGGGGCGGCCGGACCGGGGCGTGGTGAGCGGCAACCTGCGCGACATGGGATTCGCCGACATCGTCCAGATCCTGGCCAACGGGCTCAAGACCGCAGTGCTGCGCCTGGAGGGCCCGGAGGGCGCCGCCGAGGTGGCGCTGCGCGACGGCGCCATCGTGGACGCACGCACCGGGCCCCTGGAGGGGGAAGACGCCCTCTATGCCATCATGGGCTGGGCCGACGGGGCGTTCCGGATCGAGCCCGACGCCCGAGCCCGCGCCCAGACGATCCAGGGCAACACCGAGGGGCTCCTCATGGAGGGCTTTCGGCGCCTGGACGAGCGCCACCGCAGAGGATCAGGCACCGTCCCAGAGCTCTGA
- a CDS encoding type IV pilus twitching motility protein PilT, which produces MARIDTLLQALVELGGSDLHVSAGAPPMFRVNGTLQRARHPDLSADEAEDLILEILPEEDLERLESHRDLDFGYGVEGLARFRGNAYRHRKGLGATFRWIPASPPSLDSLGLPAVVGRLALDKRGLVVVTGPTGSGKTTTLAAMLHARNLQRADHVITLEDPLEFLHEDVKCLIHQREMGRHAQSFSSGLKAALREDPDVLLVGEMRDLATIGLALTAAETGLLVLATLHTQSAAKTVDRIVDAFPADQQPQARAMLAESLRGVIAQVLLRRADGRGRVAGIEILLNNTAVSHLIREAKTFQIPSLIQTGRKEGMQLLDQHLLELVNTQAVAPEEALRYAHNKQVFERLCKPA; this is translated from the coding sequence ATGGCCCGCATCGACACCCTCCTTCAAGCGCTGGTGGAACTGGGCGGTTCCGACCTCCACGTGAGCGCCGGGGCCCCGCCGATGTTCCGGGTCAACGGCACCCTCCAGCGCGCCCGGCACCCGGACCTCTCCGCCGATGAAGCCGAGGACCTGATTCTGGAAATCCTGCCGGAGGAGGACCTGGAGCGCCTCGAATCCCACCGGGATCTCGACTTCGGTTACGGGGTGGAGGGTCTGGCGCGGTTCCGGGGCAACGCCTACCGCCACCGCAAGGGCCTGGGGGCCACCTTTCGATGGATCCCCGCCTCCCCGCCGTCCTTGGACTCCCTGGGCCTCCCGGCCGTGGTGGGAAGGCTCGCCCTGGACAAGAGAGGGCTCGTGGTGGTCACCGGGCCCACGGGCAGCGGCAAGACCACGACGCTGGCGGCCATGCTCCACGCCCGCAACCTCCAGCGCGCGGACCACGTCATCACCCTGGAGGACCCCCTGGAGTTCCTCCACGAGGACGTGAAGTGCCTGATCCACCAGCGGGAGATGGGCCGCCACGCCCAGTCCTTCTCCAGCGGGCTCAAGGCGGCCCTGCGGGAGGACCCGGACGTGCTCCTGGTGGGCGAGATGCGCGACCTGGCCACCATCGGCCTGGCGCTCACGGCCGCGGAAACCGGCCTCCTGGTGCTCGCGACCCTCCACACCCAGAGCGCCGCCAAGACGGTGGACCGGATCGTGGACGCCTTTCCCGCGGACCAGCAACCCCAGGCCCGGGCCATGCTCGCCGAGAGCCTGCGCGGCGTCATCGCCCAGGTGCTCCTGCGGCGGGCCGACGGTCGCGGGCGGGTGGCCGGGATCGAGATCCTGCTGAACAACACCGCGGTCTCCCACCTCATCCGCGAGGCCAAGACCTTCCAGATCCCGTCCCTCATCCAGACCGGGCGCAAGGAGGGGATGCAACTCCTGGATCAGCACCTCCTGGAGCTGGTAAACACCCAGGCGGTGGCCCCGGAGGAGGCCCTGCGGTACGCCCACAACAAGCAGGTCTTCGAGCGGCTGTGCAAACCCGCGTGA
- a CDS encoding TlpA disulfide reductase family protein yields MKPLWIAAVLLAMGLASAAPAAGTGAPTPATGAVRVGDMAPDFALEFLDGRTLRLSEHLGSKPVLLVFWSYFCFPCQRELPELAELERELGPLELTVLGISLDGPQFDEKIRPFLAAKAITFPNAYDRETETYFEVAERYGVVGTPTTFVLDPQGRIRFIHLGRLEASVAAGIVRGVRDPSFCAEILKPERAP; encoded by the coding sequence TTGAAACCATTGTGGATTGCCGCTGTGCTGCTCGCCATGGGCCTCGCGTCCGCCGCCCCCGCCGCCGGCACGGGTGCGCCAACTCCCGCAACGGGCGCGGTCCGGGTGGGAGATATGGCTCCCGACTTCGCCCTCGAGTTTCTCGACGGCCGCACCCTGCGTCTGTCGGAGCACCTGGGGAGCAAGCCGGTTCTGCTCGTCTTCTGGAGCTACTTCTGCTTCCCGTGCCAGAGGGAGCTTCCCGAGCTCGCCGAGCTCGAACGCGAGCTGGGACCCCTGGAGTTGACGGTCCTGGGGATCTCGCTGGACGGCCCCCAGTTCGACGAGAAGATCCGGCCCTTCCTCGCGGCGAAGGCTATCACATTCCCCAACGCCTACGACAGGGAGACCGAGACCTACTTCGAGGTGGCCGAACGCTACGGCGTGGTGGGGACGCCCACCACCTTCGTCCTCGACCCCCAGGGGCGGATCCGCTTCATCCACCTGGGGCGCCTGGAGGCGTCGGTCGCCGCGGGGATCGTGCGGGGCGTGCGGGATCCGAGCTTCTGCGCCGAAATCCTCAAGCCCGAGCGGGCTCCCTGA
- a CDS encoding alpha/beta hydrolase, with amino-acid sequence PPLDPARRTPEDYADWLAARLRERGTGAAHVAGYSMGGTLALLLALRHPQRVRSLAVCCSSPCWGRGARGAVAQVWGLLAPRLAMEVFARSVQWGYGRYSRDPAGRAAVAAMVRRAHRPTMLSLYRALAGLDLRAEVARLTVPVLVVGGGRDWLAPPSHQRRLAQAVPGAELALLPGADHMLCVGRPVEFTQVLTRFFRDAEGRAAVPRRLWAP; translated from the coding sequence GCCCCCCCTGGACCCGGCGCGGCGCACCCCCGAGGACTATGCCGACTGGCTCGCCGCACGGCTGCGCGAGCGGGGCACGGGGGCGGCCCATGTGGCCGGCTACTCCATGGGCGGCACGCTGGCCCTCCTCCTGGCCTTGCGCCACCCCCAGCGGGTGCGCAGCCTCGCGGTCTGCTGTTCCTCCCCCTGCTGGGGCAGGGGGGCACGGGGCGCCGTGGCCCAGGTCTGGGGCCTGCTGGCGCCGCGTCTGGCCATGGAGGTCTTCGCCCGGTCGGTGCAGTGGGGATATGGGCGCTACAGCCGTGACCCGGCGGGCAGGGCCGCGGTGGCAGCCATGGTGCGGCGCGCCCACCGGCCCACCATGCTCTCCCTGTATCGGGCGCTGGCCGGGTTGGACTTGAGGGCCGAGGTTGCGCGCCTGACCGTCCCGGTCCTCGTCGTGGGCGGAGGCCGGGACTGGCTCGCACCCCCCTCCCACCAGCGAAGGCTGGCCCAGGCGGTGCCCGGCGCCGAACTGGCGCTCCTGCCGGGCGCCGACCACATGCTGTGCGTGGGGAGGCCGGTAGAGTTCACGCAGGTGTTGACGAGGTTCTTCCGCGACGCCGAGGGGCGTGCGGCCGTGCCGAGGAGGTTGTGGGCGCCGTGA